The proteins below come from a single Leptospiraceae bacterium genomic window:
- a CDS encoding DUF4349 domain-containing protein, whose amino-acid sequence MKTIFYILTLIFLFSCSSQEKRAMASRESSSVSSKSSAGDFRGGVDNKNQPRIVTYSASLNMEVEKHKMTEIMQSLTKLIQTKEGVIISKTLNSLYFKVPGDNFFEMIVELKQIGNVVYEQVTSEDITEAYYDTKIRLENAEKFQKRYLDLLSKAKTVEESVKVEQELHRITNEIDTLKGKMNLYQNMVQYSKINVYLVERERKGPLGWVFYAAYVGIRWLFIWD is encoded by the coding sequence ATGAAAACTATATTTTACATACTAACTCTAATTTTCCTATTCTCATGTTCATCGCAAGAAAAAAGGGCAATGGCAAGTAGAGAATCAAGTTCAGTAAGTTCCAAAAGTAGTGCTGGTGATTTTCGAGGAGGAGTGGATAATAAAAATCAGCCTCGCATTGTAACGTATTCCGCTTCTCTAAATATGGAAGTCGAAAAACACAAAATGACAGAAATAATGCAAAGTCTCACAAAATTGATCCAAACTAAAGAAGGAGTTATTATCAGTAAAACATTAAACTCACTCTATTTCAAAGTTCCCGGAGATAATTTTTTTGAGATGATCGTAGAGTTAAAACAAATTGGAAATGTGGTTTACGAACAAGTAACCTCTGAAGATATTACGGAAGCGTATTATGATACGAAAATTCGATTAGAGAACGCAGAAAAATTTCAAAAACGTTACTTAGATTTGTTGTCAAAAGCAAAAACAGTAGAAGAGTCAGTCAAAGTAGAACAAGAACTACATCGAATCACAAATGAAATTGATACCTTAAAGGGCAAAATGAACCTTTATCAAAATATGGTTCAATATTCAAAAATCAATGTATACTTGGTAGAAAGAGAACGAAAAGGTCCACTTGGCTGGGTGTTCTATGCGGCATACGTTGGTATCCGCTGGTTATTTATCTGGGATTGA
- a CDS encoding response regulator, translated as MKTILIVEDIHSIRTAIKDVLALEYSVFDAKNYKEAVEILNSEKIDLLITDIKMPGKSGLDLIRYVKENNPEVLYTLITAYNINEYIKFAKDYGVWNIIPKYSFLDLRFISVMVYKLLTNDIFGVEKYFDKDLVVNDKNTNGKFETPVPKGVVFKTIKSDKEREFLSNRIGKFLIEKGAPKIINQVIEELTSNAMIRAPRDEKGKSKYQLELPSRDLLISDEKIELSESDYFEIGYGIYNKTFIIVTRDKFGSLKKEEILNRLDRHINIDETTGLPPGISDSHGRGLYICREVSDSIVFNIEKGVRTEIITFLDNNENKSYKSLSIYEK; from the coding sequence ATGAAAACAATATTAATCGTAGAAGACATCCATTCCATCCGAACTGCAATCAAGGACGTTTTGGCCCTTGAATACTCTGTATTTGACGCTAAAAATTATAAAGAGGCGGTAGAAATTTTAAATTCAGAAAAAATTGATCTTTTAATTACCGACATAAAAATGCCGGGCAAATCAGGATTAGACCTAATTCGATATGTAAAAGAAAATAATCCTGAAGTTTTATATACACTCATTACTGCTTATAATATCAATGAGTATATAAAATTTGCTAAGGATTATGGGGTATGGAATATTATCCCCAAATATTCTTTTTTAGATCTAAGATTTATTTCTGTAATGGTTTATAAACTATTAACAAATGATATTTTTGGTGTAGAAAAATACTTCGATAAAGACTTGGTTGTAAATGATAAAAATACAAATGGCAAATTTGAAACTCCCGTTCCAAAGGGAGTCGTATTTAAAACCATAAAGTCAGACAAAGAAAGAGAATTTTTATCGAACAGAATAGGCAAATTTTTAATCGAAAAAGGTGCGCCGAAGATTATAAACCAAGTGATTGAAGAATTAACTTCCAATGCGATGATACGTGCTCCAAGAGATGAAAAAGGAAAATCAAAATACCAACTCGAACTTCCTTCTCGCGATTTATTGATTAGCGACGAAAAAATTGAATTATCCGAAAGCGATTATTTTGAAATTGGCTACGGAATTTACAATAAAACATTTATCATTGTCACAAGGGATAAATTTGGTTCTTTAAAAAAAGAAGAAATTCTAAATCGTTTAGACAGACATATCAATATTGACGAAACTACTGGTCTACCTCCTGGAATCAGTGACTCACACGGGCGGGGACTCTATATTTGCCGCGAGGTATCAGACAGTATCGTATTTAATATTGAAAAAGGTGTCAGGACAGAAATTATTACCTTCCTTGACAATAACGAAAATAAATCCTATAAATCTCTATCAATCTATGAAAAATAA
- a CDS encoding SpoIIE family protein phosphatase: MGLTSYCEARKKLTKLALIIEYIFIDLFTFLTIRRSMIRFSLILALFAFFSSLATQERIILDHTTSKLDIGKSLFYYEDKTDKVSFEQVKSFSFQDNFIPNNSESVNFGYSPHAYWFRFDIENFDRQAKEWFLEIAYANLDTVEVYSFVNDGWIKKEYGDTFPFSQREIFSRFFVLPIDLLPDKNYRFFIKVKTSTVVIVPLAIHRTSSYIESSSKLENWYALFYGAMAVMILYNGFIYIAFKSKSYLLYCLATLFTLLFYISFNGHGFQYLWPKSVWWQNHCVPIFTALAWFFMIYFASRFLELKKNFIIIYRISLVLRILFFIGFSILFISVSYSVAIQNILAICSALFIFFSGIISFWKGNRSARYFIVAWFTFLMGVILFTLYIINFIESNFFTVHTIQIGSLLELILLSFALADRYQIIQEDSNRVQKELLETERKVNETLEMKVNERTTELNESLRIIKNDLVMAQKIQSVTLTGNLNQDEKLEIVVRYMAMSEVGGDYYCVDKLDDNVTRIFLADATGHGVQAALIMMAIQGIYDSLKKYALPVNEIMDIFNNEYVRRYGLLNSFLTCVIVDIDTVNNKLVYCSAGHPAGIIIRENNEIQLMKNTGGLIGITRKDGYGIMEYSFTQLDRLFIFTDGIFEQFLGEEEFGEERLYKILIKNERVNISNLLDQVISDLEVFLGDTGKQDDITLIGIGYKVDV; this comes from the coding sequence TTGGGTTTAACAAGTTATTGTGAAGCAAGGAAAAAACTTACTAAACTAGCATTAATTATTGAGTATATATTTATTGACTTATTTACTTTCCTGACAATTCGTAGAAGTATGATTCGATTTAGTTTAATTTTGGCTCTATTTGCTTTTTTTTCTAGTTTGGCTACGCAAGAGCGAATTATTTTAGATCATACTACTAGTAAGTTGGATATTGGAAAATCTCTATTTTACTACGAAGATAAAACGGATAAAGTAAGTTTTGAACAAGTGAAAAGTTTTAGTTTTCAGGACAACTTTATACCCAATAACTCTGAATCAGTAAACTTTGGTTATAGTCCACATGCCTACTGGTTTAGATTTGATATCGAAAATTTTGACCGTCAGGCGAAAGAGTGGTTTTTAGAAATCGCTTATGCAAATTTGGATACTGTTGAGGTGTATAGTTTTGTAAATGACGGATGGATAAAAAAAGAATATGGAGACACATTCCCTTTTTCTCAACGGGAAATTTTTAGCAGATTTTTCGTTTTGCCCATAGACCTTTTGCCAGATAAAAATTATCGTTTTTTTATTAAGGTGAAAACTTCAACTGTAGTAATTGTTCCCCTCGCAATTCATCGCACAAGTTCTTATATTGAATCAAGTTCCAAACTAGAAAATTGGTATGCTTTATTTTATGGGGCTATGGCAGTAATGATTTTATATAACGGATTTATTTACATTGCTTTCAAAAGTAAAAGTTATCTTTTGTATTGTTTAGCAACTTTATTTACTCTTTTATTTTATATTTCCTTTAATGGACATGGATTTCAATATCTTTGGCCCAAAAGTGTTTGGTGGCAAAATCATTGTGTTCCTATATTTACCGCATTGGCTTGGTTTTTTATGATTTATTTTGCGAGTAGATTTTTGGAGCTTAAGAAAAATTTTATTATTATTTATAGAATTTCTTTGGTTTTAAGGATTTTATTTTTTATTGGATTTTCTATTCTTTTTATTTCCGTAAGTTACTCAGTAGCAATTCAAAATATTTTAGCAATTTGTTCTGCTCTATTTATTTTCTTTTCTGGGATAATTAGTTTTTGGAAAGGAAATCGTTCTGCCAGATATTTTATAGTGGCTTGGTTTACTTTTTTAATGGGGGTAATTCTGTTTACCTTGTATATAATCAATTTTATAGAGTCTAATTTTTTTACTGTGCACACAATTCAAATTGGTTCTTTGCTAGAATTAATTTTGTTATCATTTGCATTAGCCGATCGATACCAAATAATCCAAGAGGACAGTAATAGGGTTCAAAAAGAATTATTAGAAACAGAACGAAAGGTAAATGAAACCTTAGAAATGAAAGTAAATGAACGAACTACAGAATTAAATGAGAGCCTCCGAATTATAAAAAATGATCTTGTGATGGCACAGAAAATTCAGTCGGTTACTCTTACCGGAAATTTAAATCAAGATGAAAAGTTAGAAATAGTAGTTCGCTATATGGCTATGAGTGAAGTAGGAGGGGATTATTATTGTGTAGATAAACTTGATGATAATGTGACACGAATTTTTCTTGCAGATGCAACTGGACATGGTGTACAAGCTGCTCTTATCATGATGGCAATTCAAGGAATCTACGATAGCCTTAAAAAATATGCACTTCCAGTAAATGAAATTATGGATATATTTAATAATGAATATGTCCGTCGATATGGTTTATTAAACAGTTTTTTGACTTGTGTGATTGTGGATATCGATACAGTAAATAATAAACTGGTATACTGTTCGGCTGGGCATCCAGCGGGAATAATCATTCGAGAGAACAATGAAATTCAGCTTATGAAAAATACTGGTGGGTTAATCGGTATTACTCGGAAGGATGGCTATGGAATTATGGAGTATTCATTCACTCAATTAGATAGACTTTTTATTTTCACGGATGGTATTTTCGAACAATTCTTAGGAGAAGAAGAATTCGGGGAAGAACGATTGTATAAAATATTAATCAAAAATGAAAGAGTAAATATTTCAAACTTACTTGATCAAGTAATCTCTGATTTGGAAGTATTTTTAGGGGATACGGGCAAACAAGATGATATCACTCTAATTGGGATTGGATACAAAGTAGATGTATAA
- a CDS encoding TIGR00341 family protein has protein sequence MSKIISEISIFLKDRFDLSSDKETDRKTIEAIRKGVEFKGTNLWVLIFAIFIASIGLNVNSTAVIIGAMLISPLMGPIMGVGLGVGINDFELIKRAFKNLSFAVFISVTTSTIYFFVTPLEEAQSELLARTTPTIWDVMIALMGGLAGIVAITRKDKGNAIPGVAIATALMPPLCTAGYGISTGNIYYFLGAFYLFFINSVFISFSTFLIIRFLKFPKISFIDSVTEKKFKSYIYSIVFLATVPSIYLGYKIVQKSVFESRANKYITHEFVFPKTQLVTKNVSFEKRNIEVLLIGEIIQEESLTTLKNKLKDYNLSDTNIMVKQGLNGSSQSDMSILKSSILEEIYKKNSEKLENKDKQIIFLEEELLKFKKHRESIEDLANELNAQYPNLISFTIGNATSINVRSSEKKQPVIILGKFKNRINSTEKKKILLWLKARLKEEDIKLILE, from the coding sequence ATGAGCAAAATAATATCCGAAATTTCTATATTTCTAAAAGACCGATTTGATCTCAGTTCTGACAAGGAAACAGATCGAAAAACAATTGAAGCGATTCGAAAAGGTGTTGAATTCAAAGGAACCAATCTGTGGGTTTTGATTTTTGCAATTTTTATTGCCTCCATTGGTTTAAATGTAAATTCAACTGCTGTCATAATAGGAGCTATGCTTATTTCTCCATTGATGGGTCCTATTATGGGTGTAGGTCTTGGAGTTGGGATCAATGACTTTGAACTTATCAAAAGAGCTTTCAAAAATTTATCCTTTGCAGTTTTTATTAGTGTAACTACATCTACAATTTATTTTTTTGTGACTCCGCTTGAGGAAGCCCAATCGGAATTACTTGCAAGGACTACGCCTACAATTTGGGATGTTATGATTGCTTTAATGGGAGGACTTGCGGGAATAGTCGCTATTACCCGGAAGGATAAAGGCAATGCAATTCCGGGTGTTGCTATTGCTACAGCATTGATGCCACCTCTTTGTACCGCAGGTTACGGAATATCTACGGGTAATATTTATTATTTCCTAGGTGCCTTTTATTTATTTTTTATTAACAGTGTATTTATTAGTTTTTCTACGTTTTTGATCATTCGATTTCTTAAATTTCCAAAAATATCATTTATCGACAGTGTTACTGAGAAAAAATTTAAGTCTTACATTTACTCGATTGTTTTTCTTGCTACTGTCCCAAGTATATATCTTGGTTATAAAATTGTTCAAAAAAGTGTATTCGAATCTCGTGCAAATAAGTATATAACACATGAATTTGTTTTTCCTAAAACTCAGCTTGTTACGAAAAATGTTTCTTTTGAAAAAAGAAATATTGAAGTTTTATTAATCGGCGAAATTATACAAGAGGAATCATTAACTACCTTAAAAAATAAACTGAAAGATTACAATCTTTCTGATACAAATATTATGGTGAAACAAGGATTAAATGGATCTTCCCAATCCGATATGAGTATATTAAAATCAAGTATCCTCGAAGAAATTTACAAAAAGAATTCTGAGAAATTAGAAAATAAGGACAAACAAATTATTTTTTTAGAAGAAGAGTTACTTAAATTTAAAAAACATAGAGAGTCTATAGAAGATCTCGCGAACGAGTTAAATGCTCAGTATCCGAATTTAATTTCTTTTACGATTGGAAATGCGACTAGTATCAATGTTCGAAGTTCAGAAAAAAAACAGCCAGTTATTATACTTGGAAAATTTAAAAATAGAATTAATTCTACTGAGAAGAAAAAAATATTACTTTGGCTCAAAGCAAGACTCAAAGAAGAAGATATCAAGTTGATTTTAGAATAA
- a CDS encoding cyclic nucleotide-binding domain-containing protein, translating into MDANVLNKFKVFYSKNDLIFLEGDEALSLFYILSGKVVLSKRLDGTKRILAVLGAGDVFGELALTPQAVRITNARATEDTFVIKLEDKIVYELMIQNSDFMMAVIKAMGQRIVSLTNSLSPQNTNEFDPIFKSYMEKFLRKKYGYGHIDPQKLSFFTDELYRFISSIEEINKDNLLSILEELEENNIIEKMGEVILIKELKYFLP; encoded by the coding sequence ATGGACGCAAATGTCTTAAATAAATTCAAAGTATTTTATTCAAAAAATGATCTCATTTTTTTAGAGGGGGATGAAGCCCTCTCCTTATTTTATATTTTATCCGGTAAAGTCGTGTTATCCAAAAGACTCGATGGAACTAAAAGAATTTTAGCCGTATTGGGTGCCGGAGATGTATTTGGAGAATTAGCTCTAACTCCACAAGCAGTTCGAATTACAAATGCACGAGCAACGGAAGATACCTTTGTTATCAAATTAGAAGATAAAATAGTCTATGAACTAATGATACAAAATTCTGATTTTATGATGGCAGTCATTAAAGCAATGGGGCAAAGGATTGTTAGTCTTACTAATTCACTTTCCCCACAAAACACAAATGAATTCGATCCAATCTTTAAATCCTATATGGAAAAGTTTTTAAGAAAAAAATATGGCTATGGGCATATTGACCCGCAAAAACTTTCTTTTTTTACCGACGAACTTTATCGTTTTATTTCATCCATTGAAGAAATAAATAAAGATAATCTACTCTCAATATTGGAAGAACTGGAAGAGAATAATATAATTGAAAAAATGGGAGAAGTTATCCTAATAAAGGAACTAAAGTATTTTCTTCCTTAA
- a CDS encoding DUF4349 domain-containing protein: MEKIILKNKFKRLFLYFLLSFFVLFFLRLIWGYIQYPNESIGNTSNSNYYQQQNSNSNSIESSRKNYASEKKFSKDTQSVPASNSKFDQKYEKVGSLSASTNEFDKEEKTLREVIKNFKALIQSESNTGLEGKRYLHLGIGVNPDKFDEMISEIKKIGKLESIQIFKTDKTNEYSNLNAQRESLEKTRSALISFKGKGGKIDELINLENKILEVEESIQKLGVKLGEFDQENEFCTVLFTLSETGNANKSWIKGFLHRLKVAFEWTVKYYLLTSFLFLFASIGILISIIILEKLKIFQSIISQFSNEK; this comes from the coding sequence ATGGAAAAAATAATATTAAAAAATAAATTTAAAAGGTTATTTCTCTATTTTTTACTCTCTTTTTTTGTGTTATTTTTTCTACGTTTAATTTGGGGTTACATTCAATATCCGAATGAAAGCATAGGAAATACTTCTAATTCAAATTATTATCAACAGCAAAATTCTAACTCTAACAGTATCGAATCCTCTCGAAAAAATTATGCAAGCGAGAAAAAGTTTTCCAAAGATACTCAATCTGTTCCCGCTTCTAATTCAAAATTTGATCAGAAATATGAAAAAGTAGGCTCACTTTCCGCCAGCACAAATGAATTTGATAAAGAAGAAAAAACTCTAAGGGAAGTAATTAAAAATTTTAAAGCCTTAATTCAATCAGAATCCAATACAGGATTAGAAGGGAAAAGATATTTGCACCTTGGAATTGGGGTAAATCCGGATAAGTTTGATGAAATGATTTCCGAAATAAAAAAAATTGGAAAACTCGAATCAATCCAAATTTTCAAAACTGATAAAACAAATGAATACAGTAATTTAAACGCTCAAAGAGAATCCTTAGAAAAAACTAGATCAGCGTTAATTTCCTTTAAAGGAAAAGGCGGAAAGATAGACGAACTTATAAACCTTGAAAATAAAATATTGGAAGTAGAAGAGTCGATCCAAAAATTAGGTGTGAAACTAGGAGAGTTCGATCAAGAAAATGAATTCTGTACGGTTCTATTTACACTTTCCGAAACAGGAAACGCGAATAAATCTTGGATTAAAGGATTTTTACATAGACTCAAAGTAGCTTTTGAATGGACGGTAAAATACTATTTGCTTACCTCCTTTTTATTTTTATTTGCCTCTATCGGAATTCTAATATCAATAATCATTCTAGAGAAATTAAAAATATTTCAAAGTATTATTTCTCAATTTTCAAATGAGAAATAA
- a CDS encoding NYN domain-containing protein, with product MESPRELKLAVLIDADNVPYSNIKGMLEEVAKYGTPTFKRIYGDWTKPTLSGWKTVLLENAITPIQQYSYTTGKNSSDSALIIDAMDILYTGGVDGFCIVSSDSDFTRLATRLREAGMKVIGIGEKKTPSPFIASCNKFIYIEILHKESKYQTQVKTTTKTAIKKEAPLTSVSKIDNDLIQLISDSINDIAEEDGWVFLGVLGNLILKKQPDFDPRNYGHKKLLDMIKTISGIEIDKRPTGRNNISHFFVRSK from the coding sequence ATGGAAAGCCCGAGAGAACTAAAACTAGCCGTTCTAATTGATGCGGATAATGTACCGTATTCAAATATAAAGGGTATGTTAGAAGAAGTTGCCAAATATGGCACACCCACATTCAAAAGAATTTACGGAGATTGGACAAAACCTACTCTCTCCGGTTGGAAAACTGTTCTTTTAGAAAATGCAATTACCCCTATTCAACAATACAGTTACACAACTGGAAAAAACTCAAGTGACTCTGCACTTATAATTGATGCAATGGATATTTTATATACAGGTGGTGTTGATGGATTTTGTATTGTGTCTAGCGATAGTGATTTCACTAGATTAGCCACACGACTTAGAGAAGCCGGAATGAAAGTAATCGGAATTGGAGAAAAGAAAACTCCGTCTCCATTTATTGCTTCTTGTAATAAATTTATTTATATTGAAATTTTACATAAAGAAAGTAAATACCAAACCCAAGTTAAAACAACAACCAAAACGGCTATAAAAAAAGAAGCTCCGCTTACTTCCGTTTCTAAAATCGACAACGATCTAATCCAATTAATTTCTGACAGCATAAACGACATCGCCGAAGAAGATGGTTGGGTATTTTTAGGTGTTCTCGGAAATCTCATTCTAAAAAAACAACCCGACTTTGACCCAAGAAACTACGGTCATAAAAAATTACTAGATATGATTAAAACTATATCTGGAATCGAAATAGATAAACGTCCAACTGGAAGAAATAATATTTCACATTTTTTTGTGCGATCTAAATAA
- a CDS encoding prohibitin family protein has translation MRILYIILLIGANLTFTNCVSYIRSEEVGILSGPSQTTIVKSGSVWVGPSEILIRYSTRWENHIEKVDVITQDDLHIDVVASIIMRPMKDKIMDVHLNIGTDYYKSIVKAEFRTAIRNIMTGYQMIMISKKSQTIEDEIKDLVSRKLANKFLEVSDVNIDDINLSPKILQAIEDKIARQQELETMHYDMKIAQRNEEIAKMKAKTESEVEIIRAEKEDQIAKIKVKTEAESDIIRATARSKAQKLINNHLTPSYLKLKAIESHYKAFESPNSKIIVIPVGKDGLPAYININEKMFGNQGETKTKHPIPTQQEEEN, from the coding sequence ATGAGAATACTATATATTATCCTTTTAATAGGAGCGAACTTAACTTTCACCAATTGCGTCAGTTATATTAGAAGTGAAGAAGTTGGAATTCTTTCCGGTCCCTCTCAAACTACTATCGTTAAATCAGGCAGTGTTTGGGTAGGTCCTTCCGAGATTCTAATTCGCTATTCTACACGATGGGAAAATCATATCGAAAAGGTAGACGTAATAACACAAGATGATTTACATATTGATGTTGTGGCATCTATCATTATGCGCCCAATGAAAGATAAAATAATGGACGTCCATTTGAATATAGGAACTGATTACTACAAAAGTATTGTAAAAGCAGAATTTAGAACTGCAATTAGAAATATTATGACTGGTTATCAGATGATTATGATTTCAAAAAAATCACAGACGATAGAAGATGAAATCAAAGATTTGGTATCACGTAAACTTGCAAATAAGTTTTTGGAAGTCTCCGACGTAAATATTGATGATATAAACCTTAGTCCAAAAATTCTCCAGGCAATCGAAGACAAAATTGCAAGACAACAGGAATTGGAGACTATGCATTACGATATGAAAATTGCACAACGAAATGAAGAAATTGCAAAAATGAAAGCAAAAACAGAATCAGAAGTCGAAATCATTAGAGCAGAAAAAGAAGACCAAATTGCCAAAATAAAAGTAAAAACAGAAGCTGAATCAGATATAATCCGAGCTACTGCAAGATCAAAAGCTCAAAAGTTGATTAACAATCATTTGACTCCAAGTTATTTAAAACTAAAGGCTATTGAAAGTCATTACAAAGCATTCGAAAGCCCTAACTCAAAAATTATAGTTATACCAGTTGGCAAAGATGGATTACCCGCTTACATAAACATTAACGAAAAAATGTTTGGTAATCAAGGAGAAACTAAAACTAAACATCCGATTCCAACACAACAGGAGGAAGAAAACTAA
- a CDS encoding HAMP domain-containing histidine kinase, producing MSQQNSNLGIQLTFNSLAEEKIKELQAIIDGITEPLILINQNFDIKRVNHVTLSFSDEEAYKDIIGKKCYTKLYGRENICPYCPFVSHKMDNSDFSDVFDTSSFPIPELKREVLFKFEGKNQNLNLTFFPLIDKEGKIHSFVEKISNITRIKEKEEENLRMRNLASLGIMISGVAHEINNPLTGISLTVQNLVNNLNHFAPDVILNRLDLIQKDLARAALIVSDIISFAKPERSKYTLADILEVIYKAKETVQRLYPDLSKNVTWDINADDEYIFYFNPFKIERLFLNLFRNSLQAFDYTRGYIRVDVKKKKNSTVVTIEDNAGGIPENVVDKIFDPFFSNRKEGSGTGLGLSICHSIVKDHNGKINVKSTDDRTKFSISLPTIKSQTRL from the coding sequence ATGTCACAACAAAACTCGAATCTTGGAATTCAATTAACCTTTAACTCTCTAGCAGAAGAGAAAATCAAAGAACTCCAAGCTATTATTGATGGAATCACCGAGCCATTAATTCTTATCAATCAAAATTTTGACATAAAAAGAGTGAATCACGTGACACTCAGTTTTTCGGACGAAGAGGCATACAAAGATATTATTGGAAAAAAATGTTATACAAAGTTGTATGGAAGAGAAAATATCTGCCCCTACTGTCCATTCGTATCCCATAAAATGGATAACTCTGATTTTTCTGATGTGTTTGATACTAGTTCCTTTCCAATTCCAGAGTTAAAACGGGAAGTTCTATTTAAATTTGAAGGAAAAAATCAAAACTTAAACCTAACTTTTTTTCCACTCATTGATAAAGAAGGAAAAATTCATTCTTTCGTAGAAAAGATTAGCAATATCACAAGAATAAAAGAGAAAGAAGAGGAAAATCTAAGAATGCGAAATCTCGCTTCTTTAGGAATTATGATTTCAGGAGTGGCACATGAAATTAATAATCCACTAACAGGCATTAGCCTCACTGTACAAAATCTAGTAAATAACTTAAATCATTTTGCCCCTGATGTCATTCTAAATAGATTAGACCTAATCCAAAAAGATTTAGCAAGAGCCGCCTTAATTGTTTCTGATATAATCAGTTTTGCAAAACCAGAACGTTCTAAATACACGTTGGCGGATATTTTGGAAGTCATTTATAAAGCAAAAGAAACAGTCCAAAGACTTTATCCTGATCTTTCTAAAAATGTAACTTGGGATATTAATGCAGACGATGAGTATATTTTTTATTTTAATCCATTCAAAATTGAAAGATTATTTTTAAATTTATTTAGAAATTCTCTTCAAGCATTCGACTACACGAGGGGTTACATCCGAGTAGACGTTAAGAAAAAAAAGAATTCTACAGTTGTAACAATTGAAGACAATGCCGGCGGAATTCCTGAAAATGTAGTCGATAAAATTTTTGATCCATTTTTTTCGAATAGGAAAGAAGGTTCGGGAACAGGTTTAGGATTATCGATTTGCCATTCAATCGTAAAAGATCACAACGGGAAAATCAACGTTAAATCCACAGACGACAGAACTAAATTTTCCATTTCTTTACCAACAATAAAATCACAGACAAGACTATGA